The Desulfobotulus pelophilus genomic interval GAAGGCATAGGCGCAGAGTGCCACCACAAGACTGCCCGTTCCCTGTACCATCACTTCCCGCATGCCTTCTTCTTCCCAGAGAATGGACATGCGTTCAATGGTCCAGGCAATGATGATAAGTGGAAAGGCAGTGACAGGCATGCCCGTGTGGAAACCGAGGCGGATGGCCATAAGACTGGCCAGGGTGATGAGGGTGATGACAATGATGACAATGGTGGCAATGCGGGCTACCAGAAGAAGGTTCAGATAAGAAAGATAGCTTCTGAGAAGCAGGCCGGTTCCCACAATGGCCAGAAAATAGATGAGCCCCGGTACCAGCGATGTCTGGAGAAAGGCCATGCCGATGAGTACGGGCATGAAGGTGCCGGATGTGCGTACGCCAATAATAATACGCATGAAAGTGACCACCAGAGCACCCATGGGAATCAGGAGCAGCAGCTTGAAAATACCCTGTTGATCCAGGGGCAGGTGGTGCATGCTTAAAAAGGAAAAACCATTACTGCTGGATTGGATTCTGGCCATTTCAAGGGCCGGAATACTTTGAAAAATCATGGAGAAACTGACCCTTGCTGAACTGCCGCCGGAAAGATCCAGCAGTGACGGGCCGCCCCTGTGCCATACAAGAAAATTTTCCGGTACGCCCTGCTGGCCCGTTACAGGATTGAACAGAATCCACTGATTTCCGGTAAAGACTTCAACCATGGGAACAAGGCTCTGATTTCTTCTGCCGTCTTCCAGAAAAATACCCTGCACCACACGGCTGGGGATTCCTGCTTCTGCCAGAAGGCGGGTCAGAAGGATTTCCTGCCTGTATTCTGTGAGCAGGAGGGCTGCGTTCTGTTCCTTTTCACTGGTGGTAAGAATTTTTATGATCTCCCGGGTAAGGCTTTCCGGTGTGCTGGATGTGGCACCGGCTGTTTCAATGATAGCGAGGGCGGCCGTTGCTTCGGGAGGCTGCCAGTAAACGGTATCGGGGGACGCTGGAGGATCATGGAGTTTTCCCGTTTTTTCCGGATGGCGGGTGAGCTGGATTTTATAGTACAGCGTCTGGCTGCCCTCAGCCGTACGGCGGGACCATTCTGCCCTTCGGTTTTCTTCCTGGCCCACAATGGAGAAACCATACCCCGGAGATGCGGCCTGTTCGTTGAAAATCCGGAATCCGGGTGGCATTTTGGGAATGCTCAGGCTGGCCAGTACGGGGCGCTGGGAGGCCGTAAAGCTCACGCGGGCCTCAATGAGCCAGACACCGGTATCGCTGCCGGGTTTAAAGGGAATCTGCATCTGGTTGTGGCGGAGCCATGCAAGGCTGAGGCCTGTCAGGATAAGAAGGCCGACAATCCAGTAAAGGCTGACTCGGTGCATCAGGGAGTATCCGTTTTGTTTGATGTGGATTCAACGGGGCGCTCTGTCAGGGGGATGGCGTTGGAGATGCCCACATCCACCACCATGACATCTTTCAGAATATTGCGTCCAATGAGTATGGGAAAGCTTAAGTGGCTGCGGTCCGTAAGGGTGAATTCCGCAAGCTGGGTGGTTTCTCCTATGGTAAGGGAAAGCTCGATAACAGCCCGTCGTTCGCTTTCATCCGTGCTGGACTGGAGTATGCGGGCTTTGCGCAGGAGTTTCTGTTCCATGGGAATCATTTCACCGGTTTCAGGATGGGGCATTTCAAAGCGGACCCAGCGGTCTCCGTCCCGTTCAAAACGCTCAATGTTTCTGGCATCCAGAGAAGCCGTTTCCGCTCCTGTATCCATACGGGCCGGAAAAACGAAGCCCGGAGGGGTAATCCGCACTCTTTCCTGAGCACCAACGATTATTTTTTGTGTTGGCAGGGTTTCCGTTGTACGAGGTGGCGGCAGTATGGCCGTTTTTTTTTCTTCTGGAGTATCGCAGGCCTTTGCGGCGTTCAGCCTGGCGGGCAGGTTTTCCAGCAGGCGGTTAGTTCTTGCCTGTTTTTCAAGGATTTCCAGAGTGAGGGGGATAAATTCGCTACAGCCCTGTTGTGTTCGGGCTATCTGCAGAAGGCTGGTAAGCAGATCATTGTTTCGGTTCTGCAGTTCCAGCATGTGGCTGCTCATGAGTGCCTGATCAGACAGACGCCGGTCTACCCGGTCAAGATCGGCTTCCCGTATCAGCATGCTGCCGGAGGTACAGCCGGAGAAAAGAAAAAGGAGCAGTAACAGGCATGCGCCCCCGTGTATTGCCGTGGTTGTATGGGTATTCCTGCGGTCCTTGTCAGGGCAGGCTTTTTTCTTCTGGGAGAGCGAGGGTACGGGCAGCAGAGAGCTGTATGTACGGAAGGAGCCGGACAGAAAATATACCATAAACCAACCTTTTGTATGGGTATTGCTGTGAATCGTATTGGCTTGATGCCCGGATTGTCAGGGGATTTCCAGTATGAGCCCCACGGGGCAGTGGTCCGATCCCATGATATCATTGTCAATGAAAGCATTTTTCAGCCAGCCATTTTCTACGATATTCTGTGAGATAAGGCAAAGGTCAATGCGCCAACCCGCATTGCTCCTTCGGGCATTGGAGCGGTAGGACCACCATGAATACTTCACGGTTTCGGGGTAAAGATGCCGGAAGGTATCCGTCCATCCGTTGGCCATGATACGGTCCAGCCAGTCCCGTTCAATGGGCAGGAATCCGGAACGATCCGCATTGGCTTTGGGATGTTTCAGGTCAATGTCATTGTGGGCAGTATTATAATCTCCGCATACAATGACAGGACGGCCTTGCTTGCGCAGCTGGTCCGCATGAAAGAAAAAGGCTTCATAGAAGCGTAGCTTGTAGTCAAGACGTTCCTCGTTCATCTGTCCGTTGGGAAAATAAACATTGAAGAGGGTGAAATGGTCAAAATCCAGCTGGTTGACACGGCCTTCATCATCAAATTCAGGTACTCCTATATCCGAAGATGTGGCCATGGGCGCAATACGGGAGTAGGTCATGACACCGGAATAGCCTTTTTTTGTCCGGGCATAGCTCCATGTCTGATGGGGATAACCGGTCATCTGAAGCATTTCTGCGCTTCTCTGATCTTCCTGCAACTTGGTTTCCTGCAACATGAGGATGTCTGCATCAAGGGTTTTGACAGATGCTTCAAAATCTTTTTTCCAGATGGCCCGAAGGCCGTTCACGTTCCAGGATACAATGCGGAATGTGCGTCCCACTGTTTCTCCTTATGTTATTTCCTGAGTACCTGTTCAGCACAATTTTTTTTAATAGCTCAAAAGCCTTGAATCAAGTGCACAGACAGCCGGGCCATTTGCTTGTGGCACGAATCCTATTCGCAGGGCTTTATGTCCGAAACATATGGTACCATTACTCACAAACAGCCCGGCTGACTTATGCCAGAATCAAGACGCTAAAATTAAAAGGTAAATTTCTATAATAAAACATGCTGAATAATTGCTTTTCCGGCAGAGAAACACCTTCGGCTACTCATTTTCTTCGTTTCCGGTTTCAGTACAGGATGGACTCATCCACGTCGGCAATACTGGCACAGCCAGTCATCACCATGGCCTGTTTCAGTTCGGTACGCAGCTGCCGGATATAGGCAGAGACGCCTTCGGTTTCTCCGCCACAGGCTGCAATGGAAAAGGGTCTTCCGATGAGCACGGCATCGGCTCCCAGAGCCAGCATTTTCAGTATATCTACGCCACTGCGAATGCCGCCATCCACCAGTACCCGGATTTTTCCGTTTACGGTTTCAACAATTTCAGGAAGAACATCCGCCGTGCCGGGCGTCATATCCAGCACCCGACCGCCATGGTTGGAAACCACAATGGCATCGGCCCCGGCATCCATGGCCAGTTCCGCCTGATCCCCTGTCATGATGCCTTTCAGGATAAAGGGCCTCTGGATATACTTTCTGATTTCCCTGAGCTTTGAAATGGATTTGGGGGAAACGGGCCGGCCCTGCAGTCTCAGGGTAATGAGGCCTGCGGCATCAATGTCCATTCCGATGGCCATCGGATTGCATGCCAGAGCTCTGTCCAGTTTTTCAAAAAGCTCTTTGTCTTCCCATGGTTTAATAAAGGGTATGGCCTGGCCCTTGGCGGCCTCAATGGCCTGAAATCCACACTGGGATATTTCCGGCGGCACGCCATCGCCTGTACACCCGATGAGGCCTTCCTTACAACAACCATCCACAATGGCATGGATGTACGCCGCTTCGGAAACGGCACCTCCCATATTATAGGAAACCCCGCCAATGGGTGCTGCCAGCAAAGGGAAATCCAGGGTTGCCCCAAAGAGTTCTGTCCGGGTATCCGGTTCTGTAATATCGTGGATAAGGCGCATGTTGAGCCGGATGTCAGCAAGGGCTTCACCATTGGCACGGAAGGCTTCACCCGTACCAATACCTCCCATCCCCGGAACGCCGGAAGCGCAGTTTTTGCCGTTGCAGATGGGGCAGACCCGGCAGTAGCCGGTCATCCTTTCCCGTGCCGTATCCCGTATACTTTTCATGGAGAGCCTCCTTGCCGATGATATGAATGGGAGTTTAGGGGAAAACATCAGACAGGATATCTGTTGATGTTACCCTGCACTTTCTGGCCAATATCTGCTATCACTGCTGTGCATAAAAATCAAATTCTCATGAAAGAGATGTGGAGTCTCTCCGGATCCTATTCTTTGTGCAGAACAGGATACCTGCTTGAGGCAGGAGGGCTTTTCGGTTACAAGGGATAGGGAAGGTATAAGGAAATCAGAGTTCTCTATTCCTCCTGACGGAGAACAAAATCAGGTGGGCAGAGGATGGACAGCAACCTTTGGGAATATGGGACGAAACGTGCTGATCTTTACGAAAAAACAGCTGTACAGAAGTATGGACAAGGCCTTTGACCAGGTTAAGCATGGTATATACAGGAGGCTGGCGGAACGTTACGGGGAGGAGATGGACAGGGAAAGGGCTGGGCTGATGGCCGCTGCCGTTACCAACCGGCTTTTTTCACTGCCTCCGGCAAGCAGTGACGGGGTTCGTTTTCTGGAAGAAAACAGTGGAAAAGTCCGAAAGGCGGCCGAAGCCCTTAAGGGAGATCAAGAGATTCTCCATGCCGTAACCATGGCTCTCCGGCAGCGGCAGAAGCTGTTATTTACACTGATAGATACGGGAAAGGCCTCCGGTTCTGCCATTAACAGGCCTCTGGATAACCTCATGAAGATGGGGCTGATGGCTGAGGTGAAAGAGCTTTCTGAGCCAAAGGCTTTTTTGAAGTTTGCCCGTAAATTTCTGCAGAAGAGTTCCTGAATGTCCGATAATCAAAAAGAGTCTTTGCCCCTGTCCGTAGACCATAAGGAGCTGCCATGATGAATCCGGAAGCCGTATATCATTACACTACGGGAAAAGCCCTCGGGGATATCCTGCAGGCAGCTTGCATCCGGACATCCCCTTCCTTTTCCCATTCCATGGAAAAAGCCGTGGTCTGGTGTTCTGTCCGTGAAGACTGGGAACCCAGTGCTGCCTGTATTCATGCGCTGCCCGATGGCAGGGTTGTGCGGCGCAGCCGGGAGGAGATTCGCAGGGCTGAAGGGGGGCTGGGGCGCATCCGTATTGCTTCTGGGGCCAGATTGTTCACCTGGGAGCAATATAAACGAATCAGCAAAATTTCTAACCGTCACCTCCGGATACTTTCCCGTTTTGCCGAAGACTGCGGAGCGGATACACGGCAGTGGCGGGTCTGTTTCAACCCGATTCCAGCCGCCCTCTGGGAAACTGTGGAGATGCAGCACCCTGAAAGCGGAAACTGGATTGACCATCCCGTTCAGAAAAAAGCTGTGTTGGCGGCAACGCTGCGCGAAGTCAGGGCACATATTCCTTTCCTGTCATTTTCTCAGCGAAGAGAGCTTCATTCCCATCTGAAACGCCTTATGGCGACCTGTTTTACCTGAACGTTCCGGATGGCAGGCAGGATAGGGGAGGAACCTATGGGTAACCCGGCCGGTTTGTAGGGACAGGAGATTGGGAATGGTGTATGATTTGAAGGTGATGTCCCTTTGGGAGGCGATATGACCGGGAAAAATGTTCTGCGGATTATTGTCTGTCTGTCTGTCATGGCTGTTGGAGGTGGAGTGACGGCAGCCTCCGTGGAGGAGCCACCGGACACGATCCCTGCGAAAGACCATGTGCGGGTAACCATGGAAGTGGAAGCTGTTCTGGGACAGCTTGTGGCAGCTTATCGTGCCGGTTCCGTTTCAGAGTTTTTCGGGCTGGTTTCCGAAGCCCATTTTCGTCAGAGTCCTTCGATTTTCCGGGATGCCCTTCAGAGTGATTCCCGGCAGTATATGATTCACCATGTGGATTACTGGCCGGAGCGTGTGGTGTCGGACCATACACGCCATTTTCTTTTTGTTCGGTGGGAAAAACGTTTTGAGTTGTTGGGCAGCGGGGGAGTTCAGACCGTCCGGGGATATTCCCGTTTCCTTTTTGAAGAGCGTGACGGGCAGTATTTTCTTGTGGAACTGGCCGGAAACGGTCTTTTTGGATCCAGCCTTCCTGAATGGGAAGATAGTTTGCCGAAAATTCCGGGTCAGGAGGCAGGGCCCTCTTTCCCTTAAACAATTTTATCAAATCCTTTGTTTTTGTTCAGCACATTTTCTTCTCCCCCGATCCTGCCATGCTGTGCAGACTTCCCGGCTGTTGTGAGACCATGATCAGGCCGGATGTCTGAGTAAAGGGAGGCGCAAGTTTTGTAACTGTGAACTTCCATTCCCAATGGGGCATCATTTCGGCAGGTATGGGTAAGGAATCCGCACAACGGCCTGAGGGCAGAAAGGAGCCGCTATGTCAGCCATGGGACCCATCTCAGTGATGGTGATGCTGATCGGCAGCTTCTGTTTCCTGCCAGCATGGGCAGCCATGGAAAAGGAGCCTTCTTCCGATTGGCATATCAGCGGTAGCTCTGAGACCGGTTTCCAATGGCGCGATTCCAATGACCCCGATGCGGATCATTCTTCCGGCAGTTATTTTTTTCAGGAAATATCCCTTTCAGCAGTCCGGGAAAAAATGGATGGCAGTCGTGGGTTCCGTTTCAGAGGAAGAAGTACCAATGACAGCCAGATAGATGATGAGGATTTTCGTTTACTCTATATCAATGGCTTTGCCCGGAAGGGAGAGGCGCATATAGAGATCGGAGATGTGGCGGCTGCCTATAATCCCATGGTTCTGTCCGCTTCCGTAAAGGGAGCCAAGCTGGAATACGGTCGCCACCGGGAATATGGATGGCGCCTGAGCAGTATTGCTGGTGTGGATAAAGACCATTGGGATGACCTGTATGGGTCAAAAGACCCGGATCCTGTGGATCGTTATCTGGCTGGTCTGGAGACGAGACTGATGCTGGGAGGAGGTCAGGAGATTGCTTTTTCCGCATCCGGTGTGCGGGATTCACTGAATGCGGATGCTATTCCCCTGGATCCTAAAAAAGAAACTGTGCCTGTCAAGGCTTTGACAACAGGCGTTCAGTGGGACTGGCGATTCAATAATTACCTGAGAACACGGGGAGAAGGTGCCTTCAGCCGTTCTTCTGAAGACACACGGGAAACCGGTAAACTCCGTGAATCCGGTGCTGTCAGAATTCGTCTGCTCACCGTTCCGGTTCCCCAGACGCTGAATGTCAACCTGTTGTATGAAAGAATTGAGCCGGATTTTATTTCTCCGGCGGGATCGGCCGTACGGGACAGAGAGCGGTTGGAAAGTGATACCAGCCTCACCATTTCGCCTGCCCTGAAGGCAAGATTTCTTTTTCAAACCTACCATGACAATCTGAATAGGGAGCTTTCCGAAACCTTTGAGGTGAATGACGGAACACTGGATCTGCACTGGCAGCCGGGATGGATGAGTCAGGGAAAGATTTTGTTGAGTACACGCCATAAACAGAGCCGGGGACGGGGCAGAGATCAGGATCTTCGTATGGGGGAGATTCGGAACGAATACAAAACAGAGTCTGGCTGGAAGTATGGGCTTGGGTGGACGGTTACGGATATCAAGGCAGGTTCTGACCGTTCAAAGGAGCAGCAGATCCATACACTGATGGGACTGTACGGGCTGGACAGAGAACTGGCCAATGATCACGTCTGGCGTTCAACCCTGCGGCTGGATGCCAATTTTATGGATAAGGAAGAAGGCGGAGAGACAGCCTTGGGCGGGCGCTTGGATTTGGGGTATGAGGCGGGCAAACACTGGTCGGCTGGTCTGGGTGCCTCCACACGCCGGGTTTACGTGGATCATGCGGAAGACAGTGAATATCGTTCCTATGAACTGAGGGGACATTACCACCCCGGTGGAAATCGGGCCAGGGCCATCCGTTTTTCGGCGGGTATGCGGGAGTTTGAAAATAAAAAGGGACTGCCCGTTCGTGAACACGTAACAAAAGTTGCTTACCACATGGGTTTTTAAGTCTGGCCCTTCCGTGTAAAAGGGAAGGCACAGAGGTTGAACGGCTGTGCCTTTTTCATTCGGGTGTGGGCTTGGGCCTGCCCTTTCCTTTCACAGGCAAATACGGCTCTAGTTCCCGTAGGTTTCTGCAAGGTAATGGATGAGGTTGTTGCGTTCATTGTCCGTAAGCATTACCCCTTTTTGTTCCATCCGTCTCACCGTTCGTTCCCATCCGTTTCTGTCCTTTTTTGAACGGGTAATTTTGCTTGCCCCATGGCAGGAAGTGCACCGGTTCTGGAGCAGGCTTTCTCCTTCCGTCAACGCATGGGAAGATGCGGCAGGAGAAGAGAGGGCAAGGGGAAAGGCCATGGCAACAGTCAGGACAAAGGAAAGAAACAAGGTTTTTTTCTTTTTCATAATGAATTTCCTTTCAGATAGTGCTCAAGCTGGTTAAGGCCTTCTTTTCTGGAAACCAGAGGTGCATAACCCGTGTCCCGGCAGAGATCTTCAATGTCAAACCAGTGGGCTGTGCTGAGTTCTTTAACGGTGAAGTCCGTTAGCATGGGTTCGCCGGGAAGATGGAAGAAAGTATAGAATTTTTCAAGGAAAATTGCCAATCCCCTGGCAAGTTTCAGGGGTACCTGCCTTGATACGGGAGGTTTTCCTCCGGCGGCAAGGATGGCATCCACCATGTCCCAGAGGGGAACGGGATCTTTATCGGAAACAAAATAAATTTTACCGGAAAGTTCAGGCCTGGCGGCAAGGGCCGTATCCGCAAGGATGTGGGCGTGGGCTGCGTTATCAATATAGACGGTATCAATGAGGGGATTTCTGCTGCCGATGCGGGCCAGTTTTTTTGAGCGGGCAAGGATTCTCGGTACAAGGTGGTTGTCACCCGGTCCCCAGATCAGGTGGGGTCTCAGTATGATGCAGGAAAGCCCCTCTCCTGCGGCTTTGCTTACATTTTTTTCCGCTTCCGCCTTGGTTTTCGGATAGGCGGCACCGTAGGTCTCCGGGTAGGGATGTCCTGCACCCACTCCTTCCATGTCACTACCGTCAAAGATTACCGAAGGCGAGCTGCTGTGGATGAGGCGACAGCCTTCGGATCTGCATGCGGTAAGGACATTTTCCGTTCCTTCCACATTGATGCTGCGGTAATTTTCTTCCGGCCCCCAGACACCGGCCAGAGCTGCCGTATGAAAGACGGTTTCAACGCCTTTGACCGCCTGCATGACCTGCTCTTTGTCCCGGATATCTGCCTGAATCCAGGAAAGGTTTTCCTTTTTTCCCGGTATACCTGTCTGTCCTCTGGCCAGAATCCGGACGTTCCATCCGGTATCAAGGAGTTTTCGGGTGATGGCTGAACCAAGAAAGCCGTTGCCGCCCGTTACCAGTGCTTTGTTCTTTTCCACGTATTCTCCGTAATTTTGAAACACATTTCATCTCCTCCCACAGGAAGAGGAGCGTGGATGGAAGTTTTTCTGGTTGTTGACAGATTCTCTATGGCTTCAAATATCAGTCCATATCAAATACCCGGAACCCTTTATTACCGAAACAAGAAATCACATGCTGTGAAATCTTTGCCTCCGGGTATTCCTTTTTCAGCCCTTCCACATAGCCTGCCATCTGCTCCGTGTCTTTAGGAATCAGGGTAAAATTTTTACTATAGGTAAGGATTTTTTGAAAGGCCGCGATGGGAAAATACTTGAATGCCATGACCCTGCGGATGCCCGTACAACACTCAGTGAATTTGCCAACAAACTCAAGATCTGTTCTGCCTTTGGGGCTGGATCTTTCCACATTTCAGGTGTGAGCATGGGCAGAAAAGAGATGCTTTTTTTGTGAATAGGGATGTGAGCGGCTACAAAGGCATCCTGTGTAGCCATTTTCTGTTACAAACTCATCCCGTAAGATTTTCAGGCGTGTGTACCGAAAGTCGCCGTAAGGCCCCTGGCTTTAGTCATGGGGAGGTTCAGCGAAAGCCGCTTTATATTCCCATGGCTTTCGCCATGGGGAAGATCCGGCTCATTTGATTGCTCCGGCCATTTTTTTCTGTGCCCATACGGCCAGCTTTTCCCTGTAGATTTTGGCATTGTGGCGGATATCCACGGGGAATTCCCGATGGAAGAGAAGCTGGCGGATGCCCGATGTATGGTCAAAGGCGCCTGCCAGCTGCAGCAGTTCGCTGCGGAGTTCGCTTCTTTCTTCTTTACTTATTTTATCGGGGCTTTCTATGATAATAACCGGTGTTTGTGCCCTGTCTGGGCCGATGCCCACCAGAGCACTCCGCCGGACTCGTTTATGGGTATTGAAAATGGCCTCACAGGGAAGGGTATAGAGTTCACCTTCTTTTGTGCATACTCTGTGGGATTTTCTGCCACAGAACCAGAATCTACCGGAGTTATCCTTCCATGCCAGATCCCCCATACGATGCCAGAAGCCTTTTCCGTCCTTGATCTTTGACAGTTTGTTCGCTTCTGGATTGTCGAAGTAGCCGGATGTCACCATGGGACCTCTGGCTATGATCTCTCCTATCTCACCTTCGGGTAGTTCTTCGGCGTCGTCCATGGTGTCTATGGGCTCATCACTGATGCGTATGATGGATATGTCCACCCCTTTCAGGGGGCGTCCCACACAGATCCCCATGCCCTGATCCGTAAAAGACCGGGTTTCGGACAGAATTTCTCCGGCATGGATGCTCATAAGGGGTACGGCTTCCGTTGCTCCGTAGGGTGTGTGTATGATGGCCGGATTGCCCGTTACCGGTACAAAGGATTGCAGAATATCCGGCCTCACCGGCGCTCCTGCAGAAACTACCCTTTTGAGGCTGGGCAGGCGGATTCCTTCCCGGCTTCCGTAACGGCCCAGACGATCCAGAAGGGCAGGAGAGCAGAACATGGTGGTGATGCCGTGGTGGGCGATGGCTTCCAGTATGGGCCGCGGGTTCGCCTTGCCCGGTTTTGTTGGGTCCATTTCCGGTATGAAAGCTGTCATGCCAAGTGCCGGATCAAAAAGGGCGAAAAGGGGAAAGGTGGGAAGATCCCGGTCGTCTTCCTCTATCTGAAAATGATCCCGTATGGCCTGAATCTGGGCATGAAAGGTACCATGGCTGTAGACCACGCCTTTGGCCGGTCCCGTACTTCCTGTGGTGAACAGGATGGCAGCCGTATCTTCCGGTTCACGAAGGGCTGTTTCAAATCCCGTTGGATCTGTTTGGAGCAGTTTCTGTAAGGGGGTTATGCCGGGAAGGGGAAGGGATCGGGTACAGACTTTATAGCGGATCCCGGAAAAAGCTCTGGGGAAGAGGCTGCGGAAAAGATGGGCCTTGGGAATCCCAACCAGAGCTTCGGCCCGGGTGGAGGCAAGGCAGTCTGCCATGCGGTTCAGACCCATGCCCGGGTCCACTACCACGGGGACGGCACCGGTTTTGAAAAGGGCAAAGGTGAGGATGAAAAAATCCATGCCCGGTGGAACCATGAGTACGGTTCGGGTCCCGGAAACAATCCCTCTGGCCTGCAGTCCGGCAGCCACTTTCGTACTTAAGGCTTCCAGCTGGGCAAAGGTGAGCTGGGTCGTTCGGATCCGTCCGAGGGAGTCTTTGCCTGATGGCATGACTACAGCCCGCTTCCAGGGTGTTTTTTCCGCATTTTTTGTGAGGAGATTGGCTATGTTGGCATTTTCCATGGTTCAACCTTACCGGTTTCGTGTCGTAAGAATTTATTTCATCCATGGCATCCGGCTGAGCACGCGCTGGGCCATGGAAGGTCGGGGAGCGAAGGGGTCAGGATCCAGTCGTATGGTCTGGCTGCGGGAAAGGGCAAGAGTTGTCCGGAGGTCGGAAGAGATGGCATCTGCTTCGGTCCGGATGGCATCGCGGCCTTTTTCGGCATTGACAAGACGGGTGACATACAGGGCCTGAAGAGCGGTACCTGCACGGGATATGCTTGTTTCCACTTCCCGGCGGAGGCTTTCCCATTCCCGCATTTCTGACTGGGGAATGCGCCTCTGGTCGGGAAAGCGCTGGGCGATGGCTTCAATTCTATTCATTTCCTTTCCGATGAGAGCCAGTTCCGCATTGAGTCCCCTCAGGGCTTCATAGCTTTGCGGAATATGCTCCCAGATGAAGAAAAGAAAGGCATCTTCAAAGGCAAGGTGCTCCATGATGTGGGCAGGATAAACGGGAGCTTTTTCTTCCTTTTCCGGTTGGAGAAAAGAGAGAAGGGCAAAGGCTCCGGCAATGGCCGCCATGCCTGCCAGAACCGCCACCAGAAGAATTTTTTTTCGTGATCTGGGTGGTGGGGGCGGAGGTGGCGGTGGTTCCGGCTCGTTTTTTCTGCCTTTTTTTTTATGGGCCGACTTTGTAGGGACTTTTTCTTTTTTTTCCAATGGATTCCCTTTTTACTGTCCGGTGCGCAGTGGCAGAAACTTATTCAGAAGATGGGATAAGTGTACCCTGAATTCTTTTTCGTTTCAAATGGCATCCTGTCATTCCGGATGAACTGTACGGATTGTATGAAAGCAGAGGGAGCCTTTCCCGGTCAGTTTTTTTGCTCCAGAAAGGCACGCAGCAGGATCATGCAGCGTTCCCTCTCATCTTCAAAAAGATAATGACCGGCATTGGGAAAACTGTGGCAGGCTGCATCCGGGAAACAATGCTGCCAGCGGTCCCGGTAGTCCGTGTCAAAAACAAAGTCTTTTTCTCCCCATAGAATGATTTTGGGCAGAGGGGTGAGGATGGAAAGATTTTTTTCTGCCCAGGCAACGGCTTCATAACTCCGGTCGCCGGGAGTGAGGGGAATATCCTGTACAAAGGCCAGCTGGGCTCGGCGGTGCACAGGACGGCGATAGGGGAAAAGATAGCCTTCCTGAACGGTAGAAGAAAGTTTTCTTACGGAACAGAAGAGCAGGGCGCATTTGGAAAAAAGATTCATGCCCAGAATGGCAGGGACGGCAAGGGGGCGGACATCTCTGGCAAGCCGGATGCGAAGGGGAAGCTGTTTTTCTGCCGGTTGCAGGAATCCTGCCGTATTGGTGATGACAAAACTTTTGATCCGTTCCGGTCTGCGCAGGGCCAGAAGGGTGCCGATCATGCCGCCCCAGTCGTGAACAATGAGGTGAACGGGTTCTTCCGGAGCTACGGCATCCAGAAACGTTTCCGTGTCCCGTACCCGCTGCATAAGAGAGTGCTCATGATCTTCCGGATGGGGTTTATCGGAAAGACCCATGCCGATGTGGTCCGGTACCAGTACCCGGTACATCGGAGAGAGGGTTTGCACCACATGTCTGTAATAGAAACTCCATGTGGGATTACCGTGCAGGCAGAGGACAACGGGCCCGCTGCCTTCATCAATGTAATGCATG includes:
- a CDS encoding NAD-dependent epimerase/dehydratase family protein; translation: MEKNKALVTGGNGFLGSAITRKLLDTGWNVRILARGQTGIPGKKENLSWIQADIRDKEQVMQAVKGVETVFHTAALAGVWGPEENYRSINVEGTENVLTACRSEGCRLIHSSSPSVIFDGSDMEGVGAGHPYPETYGAAYPKTKAEAEKNVSKAAGEGLSCIILRPHLIWGPGDNHLVPRILARSKKLARIGSRNPLIDTVYIDNAAHAHILADTALAARPELSGKIYFVSDKDPVPLWDMVDAILAAGGKPPVSRQVPLKLARGLAIFLEKFYTFFHLPGEPMLTDFTVKELSTAHWFDIEDLCRDTGYAPLVSRKEGLNQLEHYLKGNSL
- a CDS encoding alpha-hydroxy-acid oxidizing protein, which translates into the protein MKSIRDTARERMTGYCRVCPICNGKNCASGVPGMGGIGTGEAFRANGEALADIRLNMRLIHDITEPDTRTELFGATLDFPLLAAPIGGVSYNMGGAVSEAAYIHAIVDGCCKEGLIGCTGDGVPPEISQCGFQAIEAAKGQAIPFIKPWEDKELFEKLDRALACNPMAIGMDIDAAGLITLRLQGRPVSPKSISKLREIRKYIQRPFILKGIMTGDQAELAMDAGADAIVVSNHGGRVLDMTPGTADVLPEIVETVNGKIRVLVDGGIRSGVDILKMLALGADAVLIGRPFSIAACGGETEGVSAYIRQLRTELKQAMVMTGCASIADVDESILY
- a CDS encoding UUP1 family membrane protein → MHRVSLYWIVGLLILTGLSLAWLRHNQMQIPFKPGSDTGVWLIEARVSFTASQRPVLASLSIPKMPPGFRIFNEQAASPGYGFSIVGQEENRRAEWSRRTAEGSQTLYYKIQLTRHPEKTGKLHDPPASPDTVYWQPPEATAALAIIETAGATSSTPESLTREIIKILTTSEKEQNAALLLTEYRQEILLTRLLAEAGIPSRVVQGIFLEDGRRNQSLVPMVEVFTGNQWILFNPVTGQQGVPENFLVWHRGGPSLLDLSGGSSARVSFSMIFQSIPALEMARIQSSSNGFSFLSMHHLPLDQQGIFKLLLLIPMGALVVTFMRIIIGVRTSGTFMPVLIGMAFLQTSLVPGLIYFLAIVGTGLLLRSYLSYLNLLLVARIATIVIIVITLITLASLMAIRLGFHTGMPVTAFPLIIIAWTIERMSILWEEEGMREVMVQGTGSLVVALCAYAFMRQPIIAHLSFNFPELNLIIAALILLLGQYTGYRLFELHRFAAMKDRTP
- a CDS encoding exodeoxyribonuclease III, translating into MGRTFRIVSWNVNGLRAIWKKDFEASVKTLDADILMLQETKLQEDQRSAEMLQMTGYPHQTWSYARTKKGYSGVMTYSRIAPMATSSDIGVPEFDDEGRVNQLDFDHFTLFNVYFPNGQMNEERLDYKLRFYEAFFFHADQLRKQGRPVIVCGDYNTAHNDIDLKHPKANADRSGFLPIERDWLDRIMANGWTDTFRHLYPETVKYSWWSYRSNARRSNAGWRIDLCLISQNIVENGWLKNAFIDNDIMGSDHCPVGLILEIP
- a CDS encoding ATP-dependent zinc protease family protein, which translates into the protein MVYFLSGSFRTYSSLLPVPSLSQKKKACPDKDRRNTHTTTAIHGGACLLLLLFLFSGCTSGSMLIREADLDRVDRRLSDQALMSSHMLELQNRNNDLLTSLLQIARTQQGCSEFIPLTLEILEKQARTNRLLENLPARLNAAKACDTPEEKKTAILPPPRTTETLPTQKIIVGAQERVRITPPGFVFPARMDTGAETASLDARNIERFERDGDRWVRFEMPHPETGEMIPMEQKLLRKARILQSSTDESERRAVIELSLTIGETTQLAEFTLTDRSHLSFPILIGRNILKDVMVVDVGISNAIPLTERPVESTSNKTDTP